In Candidatus Methylomirabilis sp., one genomic interval encodes:
- a CDS encoding iron transporter, whose protein sequence is MRRLKAMHAGLVPLAVGLLLLPAAARAQSKPLVGVEQVKDMQVALFVWPAERGVILPPVHSHPHGEGEPTGPATHHLEVTVFDTVRRVNVPYLTITATIQNRLTGRAFTVELPPMIANTFHYGDNVTLVKGNRYSILLDVSPATLVRGQAQKEVWGSPIRVAFEYDYR, encoded by the coding sequence ATGCGGAGGCTCAAGGCAATGCATGCGGGGCTCGTGCCGCTGGCGGTGGGGCTGCTGCTTCTCCCCGCGGCTGCTCGCGCCCAGTCCAAACCGCTCGTGGGAGTGGAGCAGGTGAAGGACATGCAGGTGGCCCTCTTCGTCTGGCCGGCGGAGAGGGGGGTGATCCTCCCGCCGGTGCACAGCCACCCCCACGGGGAGGGGGAGCCGACCGGACCGGCGACCCACCACCTCGAGGTGACGGTCTTCGACACGGTCCGACGGGTGAACGTCCCGTACCTGACTATCACGGCGACGATCCAGAACCGGCTCACGGGCCGGGCGTTCACCGTGGAGCTGCCCCCGATGATCGCGAACACCTTCCACTACGGGGACAATGTGACCCTGGTGAAGGGGAACCGCTACAGCATCCTCCTGGACGTCAGCCCGGCGACCCTGGTCCGGGGCCAGGCGCAGAAGGAGGTCTGGGGCAGCCCGATCCGGGTGGCGTTCGAGTACGACTACCGCTGA
- a CDS encoding radical SAM protein, which yields MPPEHSAGPGSPMAVIHNREHQLRLVFWETTAGCNLECKHCRRLEVARELMRSDLSTAEALSLVDAIAVLGRPILVLSGGEPLLRPDIYDIARHGVRRGLPVSLATNGTLIDHAVARQIRAAGIVRCAVSLDGATAATHDVFRRQLGAFHQALEGIGALRAAGCDVQINTTIAQHNEHELRGIYDLAVGVGAVALHCFMLVPVGCGLAIAEDQMLSPARYEEVLNDIYDLAREGRLHVKATCAPHYYRVIRQRAKRDGRELHLATDGMAAMTKGCLAGSAVCFISHKGEVFPCGYLPVEAGHVRRERFADIWERSPVFARLRDADLLGGKCGPCEFKTVCAGCRARAYAATGDFLAEEPFCAYQPRRQERPPQTPAGWTAGHAES from the coding sequence ATGCCTCCTGAACACTCCGCCGGCCCCGGCAGTCCGATGGCCGTCATCCACAACCGCGAGCACCAGCTCCGGCTGGTCTTCTGGGAGACGACCGCCGGGTGCAACCTGGAGTGCAAGCACTGCCGCCGGCTGGAGGTCGCCCGCGAGCTGATGCGGAGCGATCTCAGTACCGCCGAGGCGCTGAGCCTGGTGGATGCGATCGCAGTCCTGGGCCGGCCCATCCTGGTCCTTTCGGGGGGCGAGCCGCTCCTGCGCCCGGACATCTACGACATCGCGCGCCACGGGGTGCGCCGGGGGCTCCCGGTCTCGCTCGCCACCAACGGGACGCTGATTGACCACGCGGTGGCCCGGCAGATCCGGGCCGCGGGCATCGTCCGGTGTGCCGTCAGCCTGGATGGGGCGACGGCCGCGACCCACGATGTCTTCCGGCGGCAGCTCGGCGCCTTCCACCAGGCGCTGGAGGGGATCGGGGCCCTCCGGGCAGCGGGCTGCGACGTCCAGATCAACACCACCATCGCCCAGCACAACGAGCACGAGCTCCGCGGGATCTACGACCTCGCCGTCGGGGTCGGCGCCGTGGCCCTGCACTGTTTCATGCTGGTCCCGGTGGGCTGCGGCCTGGCCATCGCCGAGGACCAGATGCTCTCCCCGGCCCGGTACGAGGAGGTTCTCAACGACATCTACGACCTGGCGCGCGAGGGCCGGCTGCACGTCAAGGCGACCTGCGCCCCCCACTACTACCGGGTGATCCGCCAGCGGGCGAAGCGGGACGGCCGGGAGCTGCATCTCGCCACGGATGGGATGGCCGCCATGACCAAGGGTTGCCTGGCCGGATCGGCGGTCTGCTTCATCTCCCACAAGGGGGAGGTCTTCCCCTGCGGCTACCTCCCCGTCGAGGCCGGCCACGTCCGGCGAGAGCGCTTCGCGGATATCTGGGAGCGCTCGCCGGTCTTTGCGCGCCTCCGGGACGCCGACCTGCTGGGGGGAAAGTGCGGGCCCTGCGAGTTCAAGACCGTCTGCGCGGGCTGCCGGGCCAGGGCCTATGCCGCCACGGGGGACTTCCTGGCGGAGGAGCCCTTCTGCGCCTACCAGCCCCGGCGGCAGGAGCGGCCTCCCCAGACGCCCGCGGGATGGACGGCCGGACACGCGGAGAGCTGA
- a CDS encoding response regulator: protein MQDSPQHILVVEDEEDMGVLLRRALERRGFRVDLAADGTEALGVLGSRPYDLLITDLLMPRMDGLRLAEAARRRWPLLPVILITGLGDWESYVRAMDLDVVGYLTKPLRMADFLGLVERALDPQLPA, encoded by the coding sequence GTGCAGGACTCGCCACAGCACATTCTCGTCGTGGAGGACGAGGAGGACATGGGGGTCCTCCTCCGCCGGGCCCTGGAGCGCCGCGGCTTCCGGGTGGACCTGGCGGCGGATGGCACCGAGGCGCTGGGGGTGCTGGGGAGCCGTCCCTACGATCTCCTGATTACCGACCTCCTCATGCCGCGCATGGACGGGCTCCGCCTCGCGGAGGCGGCCCGCCGGCGCTGGCCCCTGCTGCCGGTCATCTTGATCACCGGACTCGGTGACTGGGAGAGTTACGTCCGGGCGATGGACCTGGACGTAGTTGGGTACCTCACCAAGCCGCTCCGGATGGCCGACTTCCTGGGGTTGGTGGAGCGGGCGCTGGACCCCCAGCTCCCGGCCTGA